A single genomic interval of Gavia stellata isolate bGavSte3 chromosome 31, bGavSte3.hap2, whole genome shotgun sequence harbors:
- the IKBKB gene encoding inhibitor of nuclear factor kappa-B kinase subunit beta codes for MSRPPALQAQTCGPWEMKERLGTGGFGNVIRWHNKETGEQVAIKQCRQELSPRNRDRWALEIQIMKRLNHPNVVAARDVPEGMQKLAPNDLPLLAMEYCQGGDLRKYLNQLENCCGLREEAILILLSDIASALRYLHENRIIHRDLKPENIVLQQGEQRLIHKIIDLGYAKELDQGSLCTSFVGTLQYLAPELLEQQKYTVTVDYWSFGTLAFECITGFRPFLPNWQPVQWHAKVRQKSELDIVVSEDLSGEVKFSSSLPCPNNLNSVLAGRLEKWLQLMLMWHPRQRGTDPTYGANGCFKALDDILNLKLLHVLNMVTGTVHTYPVTEEETLQTVKARIQSDTGIPEQDQELLQEAGLALFSQKLASKHIADGKVNDTAAADTALLFLFDTQKVAYEAQVALRPHPESVDCILQDPKKNLHFFQLRKVWGQIWHTIRMLKEDCNRLQQGQRAAMMNLLRYNSTLSKMKNSMASLSQQLKAKLDFFKTSIQIDLEKYKEQIEFGITSEKLLFAWKEMEQAVELCGREDDVDQLVKRMMALQTDIVDLQRSPLGRKQGGTLEDLEEQARELYRRLREKPRDQRTSGDSQEIVRLLLQAIQTFEKKVRVIYAQLSKTVVCKQKALELFPRVEKVMNLMNEDEETVVRLQEKRQKELWNLLKIACSKVRGPVTGSPESMNTSRLSSPGQLLLQVPSGTYNLSESVRKSEELLLESQKLCSQLENVMHDTMKDQEQSFMALDWSWLQLQVEETNSPEQTQM; via the exons ATGAGCCGGCCTCCGGCCCTGCAGGCGCAGACCTGCGGCCCCTGGGAGATGAAGGAGCGCCTCGGTACTGGCGGCTTCGGCAACGTCATTCGCTGGCACAACAAG GAGACCGGCGAGCAGGTGGCCATCAAGCAGTGTCGGCAGGAGTTGAGCCCGCGCAACCGCGACCGCTGGGCCCTGGAGATACAGATCATGAAGAG GCTGAACCATCCCAATGTGGTGGCTGCCCGTGATGTCCCTGAAGGGATGCAGAAGCTTGCACCAAATGACTTGCCATTGCTGGCCATGGAGTACTGCCAAGGCGGAGACCTCCGCAAG TACCTGAATCAGCTAGAGAATTGCTGTGGTTTGCGGGAAGAGGCTATTCTCATCTTGTTATCTGATATTG CTTCTGCTCTCAGGTACCTTCATGAGAACAGGATCATCCACAGAGACTTGAAACCAGAGAACATTGTCCTGCAGCAAGGAGAGCAAAGG TTAATACACAAAATCATTGACCTTGGTTATGCTAAGGAGTTGGATCAGGGTAGCCTATGCACATCCTTTGTTGGGACTCTACAGTACTTG gctccagagctgctggaacAGCAGAAGTATACGGTGACCGTGGATTACTGGAGCTTTGGCACACTGGCCTTTGAGTGCATTACAGGCTTCCGACCATTCCTACCCAACTGGCAACCAGTGCAATG GCATGCAAAAGTGCGACAGAAGAGTGAGCTCGATATTGTCGTTTCTGAAGACTTATCTGGAGAAGTCAAATTTTCTAGCAGTTTACCCTGCCCAAACAATCTAAACAG TGTTTTGGCTgggaggctggagaaatggcTGCAACTCATGTTAATGTGGCACCCACGGCAGAGAGGTACAGACCCTACATACGGAGCCAATGGGTGTTTCAAAGCTTTGGATGACATTTTGAACTTGAAG TTGCTTCATGTTTTGAACATGGTTACGGGAACTGTACACACCTACCCTGTGACAGAGGAGGAGACTCTGCAGACTGTGAAGGCCAGGATCCAGTCAGATACGGGAATCCCAGAACAGGACCAGGAGCTACTGCAGGAGGCTGGACTTGCATTGTTTTCTCAGAAGTTGGCCTCTAAACATATAGCTGATGGCAAG gtgAATGATACTGCAGCTGCAGACAcagccctcctcttcctctttgatACCCAGAAAGTTGCCTATGAGGCTCAGGTTGCCTTGCGTCCTCATCCAGAAAGTGTTGACTGCATCC TTCAGGATCCAAAGAAGAATCTCCACTTTTTCCAGTTGCGGAAAGTGTGGGGACAGATCTGGCACACAATCCGGATGTTGAAAGAGGACTGTAACCGGCTTCAGCAGGGGCAGCGAGCAGCCAT GATGAATCTCTTGCGTTACAATAGTACCCTCTCGAAGATGAAGAATTCTATGGCCTccctttcccagcagctgaaggCAAAGCTGGACTTCTTTAAAACAAGCATCCAAATAGATCTGGAGAAGTATAAAGAACAGATTGAATTTGGAATTA CTTCTGAGAAGCTGCTGTTTGCCTGGAAAGAGATGGAGCAAGCTGTGGAACTTTGTGGGCGG GAGGATGATGTGGATCAGCTAGTGAAGAGAATGATGGCCCTGCAGACAGACATTGTGGATCTGCAGAGAAGCCCGCTAGGTCGTAAACAAGGAGGAACACTGGAGGATTT AGAAGAACAAGCCAGAGAGCTGTACCGGAGATTGAGAGAGAAGCCAAGag ATCAGAGGACAAGCGGTGACAGCCAAGAAATAGTACGACTGCTCCTACAGGCAATCCAgacctttgaaaaaaaagtccGGGTCATTTATGCTCAGCTCAG taaaactGTAGTTTGCAAGCAGAAGGCACTGGAATTGTTCCCCAGAGTGGAGAAAGTTATGAATCTGATGAATGAAGATGAGGAAACAGTTGTTAGGCTTCAGGAGAAACGACAGAAAGAACTGTGGAACTTGCTGAAAATTGCTTgt agTAAAGTACGTGGGCCTGTTACTGGCAGTCCAGAGAGCATGAACACATCACGTCTTAGTAGCCCTGgtcagctgctgttgcaggtCCCTTCTGGAACCTATAATTTATCAGAATCTGTCAGGAAAAG TGAGGAGCTACTGCTGGAATCACAGAAACTCTGTAGCCAACTAGAAAATGTGATGCATGACACAATGAAGGATCAGGAGCAGAGCTTCATG GCTCTTGATTGGAGCTGGCTGCAGCTtcaggtagaagaaacaaacagtCCAGAACAAACCCAGATGTAA